The proteins below come from a single Prolixibacter sp. NT017 genomic window:
- the mutS gene encoding DNA mismatch repair protein MutS, with product MAKSTKKYVETPLMKQYYSVKSKHPDAVLLFRVGDFYETFGEDAIKAAEILGITLTRRANGSASYVELAGFPYHALDTYLPKLVRAGQRVAICEQLEDPKTTKKIVKRGITELVTPGVSINDNILEHRENNFLASLHIEKQMAGVAFLDISTGEFMTAEGNFEYIDKLLNSFQPKEVLFQKGKEKLFRETFGHKFYTYTLDDWVYTEDAAFDRLTRHFETKTLKGYGVHGLQLGVIASGAILQYLDLTQHKQLKHITGLSRIEEDRYVWLDRFTIRNLELFSAINEGAKTLVEVIDRTISPMGARLLKRWVALPLKEQKRINERLDVVEHFVSHPGLKEELEESLRQIGDLERIISKVATGRINPREVVQLKNSLTAIEPIKNDCEQSGNESLHRYAEQLNPCSSVKERIEKELVPEPPTQVGKGRVFADGVSEELDELRGIAFSGKDYLKKIVDREVERTGISSLKIGFNNVFGYYIEVRNTHKDKVPPEWIRKQTLVSAERYITEELKEYETKILGAEERILELESKLFSDLVFSISDYIQAIQLDAVILARIDCLLSFGTIAEENNYKRPEVNDTSVIDIKEGRHPVIEQQLPIGESYIANDVYLDNDEQQVIIITGPNMAGKSALLRQTALIVLMAQMGSFVPAEAAKIGFVDKIFTRVGASDNISLGESTFMVEMNEAASILNNLSERSLILLDELGRGTSTYDGISIAWSIVEYIHEHPKARAKTLFATHYHELNEMEKSFNRVRNFNVTVKEVGNKVIFLRKLIRGGSNHSFGIHVARMAGMPPSVVKRADDILKQLEENNRQEYPAKPVGEIAENREGLQLSFFQLDDPVLKQIRDEIANLDIDNLTPVEALNKLNEIKKIAGQ from the coding sequence TTGGCAAAAAGCACAAAAAAATATGTCGAAACCCCGCTGATGAAGCAATATTACAGCGTCAAGTCGAAACATCCCGACGCTGTATTGCTGTTTCGTGTGGGCGACTTTTACGAGACTTTCGGAGAAGATGCCATCAAAGCGGCTGAAATTCTGGGTATAACCTTGACCCGTCGGGCCAATGGTTCGGCAAGTTATGTGGAACTGGCCGGATTTCCGTACCACGCACTCGACACCTACCTACCGAAACTTGTTCGGGCCGGACAGCGCGTGGCCATTTGCGAGCAGCTCGAAGATCCGAAAACCACCAAGAAGATTGTTAAGCGGGGAATTACCGAGTTGGTTACTCCCGGCGTTTCCATCAACGATAACATCCTCGAGCATCGTGAGAACAATTTTCTGGCATCGCTGCACATCGAGAAACAGATGGCGGGCGTGGCGTTTCTTGATATCTCTACCGGCGAGTTTATGACCGCCGAAGGAAACTTTGAATACATAGATAAATTGCTGAATAGTTTCCAGCCGAAGGAGGTGTTATTTCAGAAAGGAAAAGAGAAGCTTTTCCGGGAAACGTTCGGCCATAAATTTTATACTTACACCCTAGACGATTGGGTTTACACCGAAGATGCTGCCTTTGACCGGCTGACACGCCATTTCGAAACCAAAACATTGAAAGGTTACGGAGTGCACGGGTTGCAGTTGGGGGTTATCGCTTCGGGGGCGATTTTGCAATACCTCGATTTAACGCAACACAAGCAATTGAAGCATATTACCGGGCTTTCGCGAATTGAGGAAGACCGGTATGTCTGGCTCGACCGGTTTACCATTCGTAATCTGGAGCTTTTTTCAGCGATTAACGAAGGTGCCAAAACGTTGGTGGAAGTTATCGACCGGACCATCTCGCCCATGGGAGCTCGTTTGCTCAAACGTTGGGTGGCGCTTCCGCTGAAAGAGCAAAAGCGAATTAATGAACGGCTGGATGTTGTGGAGCATTTTGTTTCTCATCCGGGATTGAAAGAAGAGCTGGAAGAATCACTTCGGCAAATCGGCGACCTGGAACGCATCATCTCGAAGGTAGCAACAGGGCGTATTAATCCGCGGGAAGTCGTTCAACTGAAGAATTCGCTGACCGCGATTGAGCCGATCAAAAATGACTGCGAACAATCGGGCAATGAGAGTTTGCATCGATATGCTGAGCAGTTGAATCCCTGTTCTTCCGTTAAAGAAAGGATTGAAAAGGAATTGGTGCCTGAACCACCTACACAGGTTGGAAAGGGGAGGGTATTTGCCGATGGCGTTTCGGAAGAGCTGGATGAATTGCGGGGAATCGCTTTTTCAGGAAAAGACTACCTGAAGAAAATTGTCGACCGCGAAGTTGAGCGAACCGGCATTTCGTCACTAAAGATTGGTTTCAACAACGTATTCGGGTATTACATCGAGGTTCGGAATACGCACAAAGATAAAGTCCCGCCCGAGTGGATTCGGAAGCAGACGCTGGTCAGTGCAGAACGCTATATTACTGAGGAACTGAAAGAGTACGAAACGAAGATTCTGGGAGCAGAAGAGCGAATTCTCGAACTGGAATCGAAACTCTTTTCGGACCTCGTTTTTTCCATTTCTGATTACATTCAGGCTATTCAGCTCGACGCTGTTATTCTGGCTCGTATCGATTGTCTTCTTTCGTTTGGAACCATCGCGGAAGAAAACAATTACAAACGGCCCGAGGTGAATGACACATCAGTGATTGATATTAAAGAAGGTCGTCATCCGGTGATTGAACAACAACTCCCGATAGGAGAATCGTACATTGCCAACGACGTTTATCTCGATAATGATGAGCAGCAGGTCATCATTATTACCGGACCGAACATGGCTGGTAAATCGGCTTTGTTGCGGCAAACAGCATTGATTGTGTTGATGGCTCAGATGGGAAGTTTTGTTCCGGCGGAAGCAGCAAAAATTGGTTTTGTCGATAAAATCTTTACGCGGGTTGGTGCTTCCGATAATATTTCGCTGGGCGAATCGACCTTTATGGTTGAGATGAACGAGGCCGCCAGCATTCTGAATAACCTGTCGGAACGCAGCCTGATTTTGCTTGATGAATTAGGCCGCGGAACCAGCACCTATGATGGAATTTCGATTGCCTGGTCGATTGTGGAATACATCCATGAACACCCCAAAGCCCGGGCGAAGACCCTTTTCGCAACTCATTACCACGAGTTAAATGAAATGGAGAAATCGTTTAACCGGGTTCGGAATTTCAATGTAACGGTCAAGGAAGTTGGGAATAAAGTCATTTTCTTGCGGAAGCTGATAAGAGGAGGAAGTAATCACAGCTTTGGTATTCACGTGGCCCGTATGGCAGGCATGCCGCCCAGTGTTGTGAAACGCGCCGATGATATTCTGAAGCAGCTGGAAGAAAACAACCGACAGGAGTATCCGGCCAAACCGGTAGGAGAAATTGCAGAGAACCGGGAAGGTTTGCAGCTGAGTTTCTTTCAGTTGGACGATCCGGTGTTGAAGCAAATCCGGGATGAGATTGCCAATCTCGACATCGATAACCTGACTCCGGTGGAAGCACTGAACAAGCTGAATGAAATTAAAAAAATTGCTGGTCAGTAA
- a CDS encoding DUF4105 domain-containing protein, translating into MNRKFLLLLLLFTLSFQASRANQLSPTARISLLTCEPGNEIYSYFGHTALRVHDPGKKIDLVFNYGVFSFDAPNFVYRFAKGETDYMLAVQYFSDFMQEYIYYKRSVYEQEIDLTPDERQHLFDLLVENARPENRVYRYNFFFDNCATRIRDRVEEVLNNKIIWAKEKEKPVTFRNLLDRYVPGNTWAGVGIKMALGVPADKNITYYQKMFLPDYVSKDFGEAKVPRDSVDVPLCLPRTTIYEAPPKKFKAELWSPVNIILALFVLVLVITVWQYRKKKAGIWLDFIIYLAFGVAGLVLAFLTFVSTHPATGWNLNLIWALPTHFLFAFVLLIKPLRNKLKGYHWFTAGLLVLFLVSMPLLPQTFHWLVIPLSLILLLRSGKHVLEDIRLRKNR; encoded by the coding sequence ATGAATCGAAAGTTTTTGCTTCTCCTGTTGCTGTTCACGTTGTCTTTTCAGGCATCGCGCGCTAACCAGTTGTCTCCGACGGCTCGTATTTCACTGTTGACATGCGAGCCCGGAAACGAGATTTATTCCTATTTTGGACATACGGCCTTGCGGGTACACGACCCGGGCAAGAAAATCGATCTGGTATTCAACTACGGTGTATTCAGCTTCGATGCGCCCAATTTTGTTTATCGTTTTGCCAAAGGCGAAACCGATTACATGTTGGCAGTGCAGTATTTTTCCGATTTTATGCAGGAGTACATTTATTATAAACGAAGTGTGTACGAGCAGGAAATCGATTTGACACCGGATGAAAGGCAGCATTTGTTTGATTTGCTGGTCGAAAATGCCAGGCCTGAAAATCGTGTTTACCGCTACAACTTCTTTTTCGATAACTGCGCAACACGCATACGCGACAGGGTAGAAGAAGTGTTGAATAACAAAATTATCTGGGCCAAAGAGAAGGAAAAGCCAGTGACTTTCCGCAATTTGCTCGATCGGTACGTACCCGGAAATACTTGGGCAGGGGTGGGAATCAAAATGGCGTTGGGCGTTCCTGCCGACAAAAATATCACCTATTACCAGAAGATGTTCCTGCCTGATTATGTCTCGAAAGACTTTGGAGAGGCGAAAGTTCCCCGGGATTCGGTTGATGTTCCACTATGTCTCCCGCGAACCACTATCTATGAAGCTCCTCCAAAGAAATTCAAGGCGGAACTTTGGTCGCCCGTTAATATAATTCTGGCTCTTTTCGTTCTTGTTCTGGTAATAACCGTTTGGCAATATCGGAAAAAGAAAGCCGGCATTTGGCTCGACTTTATCATTTATCTAGCGTTCGGAGTTGCTGGTTTGGTGTTGGCTTTCCTGACGTTTGTTTCCACTCATCCGGCAACGGGCTGGAACCTGAATCTCATCTGGGCCTTGCCAACACATTTCTTGTTTGCCTTTGTTTTGCTGATAAAACCACTGCGGAACAAACTGAAAGGTTATCATTGGTTTACGGCTGGTTTATTGGTTTTATTCCTGGTAAGCATGCCGCTGTTGCCACAAACTTTCCATTGGTTGGTTATTCCGCTTTCGCTGATATTGTTGCTGCGTTCGGGAAAACATGTGTTGGAGGATATCCGCTTACGGAAAAATAGATAG
- a CDS encoding tRNA1(Val) (adenine(37)-N6)-methyltransferase has protein sequence MESKSFTFKQFTIKQEKAAMKVGTDGVLLGAWTDVSGAKNILDVGAGTGLVALMLAQRSDAVVDAVEIEPVAFCEANQNVVASPWSNRVTVFHSSFQEFIDEMPDQYDLIVSNPPFFANSLLSPDKNRTSARHHENLSFSELIDGAVTKLSPEGRLSVIVPFDVYDEFRETARLSGFYLVKVLNVIPKEGKPANRVLLEFSKKPGDRQVSELCIRDTDGNYTEAYRTLTKDYYLKL, from the coding sequence ATGGAATCAAAGTCATTTACCTTTAAACAGTTTACAATTAAACAGGAGAAGGCAGCCATGAAGGTGGGAACCGATGGTGTCCTTCTCGGTGCATGGACCGATGTATCCGGAGCCAAAAACATTCTGGATGTCGGGGCCGGAACCGGTTTGGTGGCATTGATGCTGGCACAACGCTCGGATGCTGTTGTTGATGCGGTGGAAATTGAGCCTGTGGCATTTTGCGAAGCGAATCAAAATGTGGTGGCGTCGCCATGGTCCAACCGGGTAACTGTCTTTCATTCTTCTTTTCAGGAATTCATCGACGAAATGCCCGACCAGTATGATTTAATTGTCAGCAATCCGCCTTTTTTTGCGAACTCCCTGCTTTCGCCTGATAAAAACCGAACATCTGCCCGGCATCATGAAAATTTGTCCTTCTCCGAATTGATTGACGGCGCAGTCACAAAGCTTTCGCCGGAAGGCAGACTGTCTGTTATTGTCCCATTTGACGTGTACGATGAATTCAGGGAGACGGCCCGTTTGAGCGGATTTTACCTGGTGAAAGTGCTCAATGTGATTCCTAAGGAAGGGAAGCCAGCCAATCGTGTTTTGTTGGAATTCAGTAAAAAGCCGGGTGACCGTCAGGTAAGCGAATTGTGTATTCGTGATACCGACGGAAATTACACGGAAGCCTACCGGACTTTGACAAAGGACTATTATCTAAAACTTTAA
- a CDS encoding TIGR02757 family protein has translation MTEQELKNFLDEKYLLYNRPRFIETDPLSIPRLFSRKEDIEIAGFLAATIAWGQRPTIIRNASKLMDWMDNRPFEFITQNGTTDFERFDEFVHRTFNGIDCRYFLHALSEIYRSGSSLETLFTEGFQQDGNMMSGIVRFREKFLSYEPEKRTLKHVANPLKGSSAKRINMFLRWMVRDNHTGVDFGLWKDIPTSALMMPLDVHSGNVARKLGLLKRKQNDWKAVDELTSRLRDFDRDDPVKYDFALFGLGVFEKF, from the coding sequence ATGACCGAGCAGGAACTGAAAAACTTTCTCGACGAAAAATATCTTTTATATAACCGCCCACGGTTTATCGAAACCGATCCCCTTTCCATTCCGAGACTTTTTTCCCGCAAGGAGGATATCGAAATAGCCGGATTTCTGGCTGCGACCATTGCCTGGGGACAGCGTCCGACTATTATTCGCAACGCTTCGAAACTGATGGATTGGATGGACAACCGGCCTTTTGAATTCATCACACAAAACGGAACTACGGATTTTGAGCGGTTTGATGAATTTGTGCATCGCACGTTCAACGGGATCGATTGTCGCTATTTTCTTCACGCTTTAAGCGAAATTTACCGAAGCGGGAGTAGTTTAGAAACACTATTCACGGAAGGATTTCAGCAGGATGGAAATATGATGTCGGGTATCGTTCGTTTCCGGGAAAAATTTCTGAGTTACGAGCCGGAAAAGCGAACACTAAAGCATGTCGCCAATCCGTTGAAAGGTTCTTCAGCCAAGCGCATCAACATGTTTCTACGTTGGATGGTACGTGATAACCATACAGGAGTTGATTTCGGATTGTGGAAAGATATCCCGACTTCAGCATTGATGATGCCTTTGGATGTACACTCAGGCAATGTGGCGCGAAAACTAGGCCTGTTGAAGCGGAAGCAAAACGACTGGAAGGCGGTAGACGAACTGACTTCCCGGCTGCGGGATTTCGATCGGGACGATCCGGTTAAATACGATTTTGCCCTGTTTGGCCTGGGCGTGTTTGAGAAATTTTAA
- a CDS encoding ABC transporter ATP-binding protein, whose translation MSKKNIILQATNITKSFGDLQVLKKVSLEVYQGEVVAIVGASGAGKTTLLQILGTLGKPDGGKVHINQKEVFKMGERELSRFRNREIGFVFQFHHLLPEFTAFENVCIPGYISKRDRKEVEARAQELLESLDLKDRFHHKPSELSGGEKQRVAVARALINDPSVILADEPSGNLDSRNQEDLFSLFYQLKEKFKQTFIIVTHDEHFAKTTDRMLRIRDGVIEN comes from the coding sequence ATGAGTAAGAAGAACATCATATTACAGGCAACCAATATCACCAAGTCGTTTGGCGATTTACAGGTGTTGAAAAAAGTATCGTTGGAAGTTTACCAGGGAGAAGTGGTGGCGATTGTTGGTGCCAGCGGTGCCGGAAAAACGACGTTGCTGCAAATTCTGGGTACCTTGGGAAAACCTGACGGAGGAAAAGTTCACATCAATCAAAAGGAAGTATTCAAGATGGGCGAGCGGGAGCTTTCCCGTTTCCGAAACCGCGAAATAGGTTTTGTTTTCCAGTTTCACCACCTGCTTCCTGAATTTACAGCTTTCGAGAATGTCTGTATTCCTGGGTATATTTCGAAACGTGACCGGAAAGAGGTCGAAGCCAGAGCACAGGAGTTGCTGGAAAGTCTCGATCTGAAAGACCGCTTTCATCACAAGCCGTCGGAGTTGTCGGGAGGAGAGAAACAGCGGGTGGCTGTTGCCCGGGCGTTGATTAACGACCCTTCGGTAATACTGGCCGACGAACCTTCGGGAAACCTGGACTCCCGTAACCAGGAAGATCTTTTCTCGCTGTTCTACCAATTGAAGGAAAAATTTAAGCAGACGTTCATCATTGTTACGCACGATGAACATTTTGCCAAAACCACCGACCGGATGTTGCGCATCCGCGATGGTGTGATTGAGAATTAG
- a CDS encoding calcium/sodium antiporter yields the protein MEYLKLLGGFILLLTGGDLLVRGGVSLARHFKVSTLVIGITVVAFGTSAPEFIVSLDAAISGHPEISIGNVVGSNIANIALVLGLTGTLMVMPVKRETIRFAWPVMFIASILFYLFIMNGQVGRVEGIFFFVALLWFIWKSFQRSRRQKEAHEILPPRYSILVGFLIIAASVVALAFGSRILIEGASTIARSLGVTERIISITIVAFGTSLPELAASVMAAIKKEADISIGNIIGSNIFNLLGVIGLTAAINPILVDFASFRIDVIWMLGFALALLLFVIPLRKNLAVLRESGWHNLSALRNLEGGHLLRIEGFLLFIFYVVYVVSII from the coding sequence GTGGAATATCTGAAGTTATTAGGTGGTTTCATTCTGTTGCTTACCGGCGGAGATTTGTTGGTGAGGGGAGGCGTAAGTCTGGCCCGTCATTTTAAAGTTTCTACGCTGGTTATTGGAATTACGGTTGTAGCGTTTGGAACGTCGGCTCCCGAGTTTATTGTGAGTTTGGATGCAGCTATTTCGGGGCACCCCGAAATCTCCATCGGAAATGTAGTCGGTTCAAATATTGCCAACATTGCTTTGGTGTTGGGACTTACCGGAACACTAATGGTGATGCCCGTGAAGAGGGAAACGATCCGGTTTGCGTGGCCGGTGATGTTTATTGCCAGCATTCTGTTTTATCTGTTCATCATGAACGGACAAGTTGGCCGCGTGGAGGGAATCTTCTTTTTTGTCGCTCTGCTCTGGTTCATCTGGAAAAGCTTTCAGCGTTCAAGGCGACAGAAAGAAGCACATGAGATCCTTCCGCCACGTTATTCCATCCTGGTAGGTTTTCTGATTATTGCGGCCTCGGTTGTGGCACTGGCTTTTGGCTCACGAATATTGATTGAAGGCGCGTCGACCATCGCCCGAAGTCTGGGTGTAACCGAACGGATCATTTCCATCACCATCGTGGCTTTTGGAACCAGTCTTCCGGAACTTGCTGCATCGGTCATGGCGGCCATTAAAAAGGAAGCCGACATATCCATTGGGAACATCATCGGGTCCAATATTTTCAATTTGCTCGGAGTAATTGGTTTGACTGCTGCCATTAATCCTATTCTCGTCGATTTTGCTTCGTTCAGAATCGATGTTATCTGGATGCTCGGATTTGCCTTGGCCCTGTTGTTATTTGTTATTCCCTTGCGGAAGAATTTAGCTGTATTGCGTGAATCCGGGTGGCACAATTTATCAGCGCTTCGGAATTTGGAAGGCGGACATCTGCTACGAATCGAAGGGTTTTTGCTTTTCATATTTTATGTTGTTTACGTCGTTTCCATTATCTAA
- a CDS encoding twin-arginine translocase TatA/TatE family subunit codes for MGNVLLFVSGSELVLVLLLALLFFGANSIPEIARTLGKGMREFKKATSDIQREFESHTSDIKKDVNNFTDSVNSESNKLSRKIEEELEDKKK; via the coding sequence ATGGGGAATGTGTTGCTCTTTGTTAGTGGTTCAGAGTTGGTTCTCGTCCTGTTGCTGGCGCTGCTGTTTTTCGGAGCGAACAGTATTCCTGAAATTGCACGGACGTTGGGCAAAGGTATGCGCGAATTCAAGAAAGCAACAAGTGATATTCAGCGTGAGTTTGAGAGCCATACCTCAGACATCAAGAAGGACGTCAATAATTTTACCGATTCGGTCAATAGTGAATCCAACAAGCTAAGCAGGAAAATAGAAGAAGAGCTTGAGGATAAGAAGAAATGA
- the secDF gene encoding protein translocase subunit SecDF, with protein sequence MQNKGLIRLFAILLALICVYQLTFTFKAKQVEKDALEYANGNPQRETYYLDSVAGQPVFNFLGIRKYTYREVKEYEMNLGLDLKGGMNVTLEISVPDLIRSLANYSKDSTFVAALKMAEERQKNSQEDFVTLFGQSFEQIDPNGRLAAIFNTVDLRDKVNYNSTNAQVLQVIRKETDSAIDNAFNILRNRIDRFGVAQPNIQQLQTKGRILIELPGVKDADRVRKLLEGTAKLEFWETWENSEVYPYLLKANQRLREMNETGENTVAQDTTQKTETTEATPASKTAEAKKDTTGTGLLNELDKAQSKDSLAASSAADIAKNFPLFSVLSPNTSRDGQLFRGPVVGYAHFKDTARVDQYLKMPQIRSIFPRNMMFRWTSKPMDKEGNFYQLVALKVTNRDGKAPLTGDVITDARQEFGQNRATSEVTMTMNSEGAKTWARLTRENVGKSIAIVLDGLVQSFPTVQGEITGGRSSITGNFSVNEAKDLANMLKSGKMPAPAHIVQEEIVGPTLGKESIRSGMWSFVIAFVLILIYMLFFYSGSAGMVANVALIANLFYIIGILASLGAVLTLPGIAGIVLTIGMSVDANVLIYERVQEELKAGKGMKLAIQDGYRNAYSAIIDGQVTTLLTGVVLYLFGSGPIKGFATTLIIGILTSMFTAIFITRLVFERWLAKDRKIKFVASMTAEWLRNPTIKFLDKRKIFYAVSGTMIAIALFALIFKGLNYGIDFKGGRTYVVRFEHPVQVEKVMNALTPEFGSAPEVKTFGGDNQVRITTDYRIDEDGNNVDADIEAKLYDGVKSFLPANTSEKDFLANYRMSSQKVGPTISDDIRKDALISIFFALVIIFLYILIRFRQWQYSLGAIVALAHDSFIVLGMFALFDGWLPFSLEVDQAFIAAILTVLGYSINDTVVVFDRIREYLHLHPKHDRKDVMDSAINSTLRRTFSTSLSTFVVLLAIFLFGGTSIKGFTFALMMGVVVGTYSSVFIATPIVYDTVKRIATKTGKK encoded by the coding sequence ATGCAGAATAAAGGATTGATAAGGCTTTTTGCAATCCTGCTAGCCTTAATTTGTGTTTACCAGCTAACCTTTACTTTCAAGGCCAAACAGGTCGAGAAGGATGCTCTGGAGTACGCAAACGGGAATCCTCAACGTGAAACGTATTATCTCGATTCAGTTGCCGGACAGCCCGTATTTAATTTCCTGGGAATTCGTAAATATACCTACCGTGAAGTGAAAGAATACGAGATGAACCTCGGTCTTGACCTGAAAGGTGGTATGAACGTAACCCTGGAGATTTCGGTTCCGGATCTGATTCGTTCGTTGGCTAATTACAGCAAAGATTCAACATTTGTTGCTGCGCTGAAAATGGCGGAAGAGCGCCAGAAAAACAGCCAGGAAGATTTCGTAACCCTTTTTGGGCAATCTTTCGAACAGATTGATCCCAATGGTCGTTTGGCGGCCATCTTTAATACGGTTGACCTGCGTGACAAGGTGAATTACAATTCGACCAACGCACAGGTATTGCAGGTTATCAGGAAAGAGACTGATAGTGCCATCGATAATGCCTTCAATATTCTGCGTAATCGTATCGACCGTTTTGGTGTTGCTCAGCCGAATATTCAGCAATTGCAAACCAAAGGCCGTATTCTTATCGAATTGCCGGGTGTAAAAGATGCTGATCGTGTCAGGAAGCTGTTGGAAGGAACTGCGAAGTTAGAGTTCTGGGAGACCTGGGAAAACAGTGAGGTATATCCTTACCTGCTGAAAGCCAACCAGCGTTTGCGCGAAATGAATGAGACCGGTGAAAACACGGTTGCTCAGGATACTACCCAGAAAACAGAAACTACTGAAGCAACACCAGCGAGCAAAACCGCGGAAGCGAAGAAAGATACCACGGGTACGGGGCTGTTGAATGAATTGGATAAAGCGCAAAGTAAAGATTCGCTTGCTGCCAGTTCAGCTGCTGATATTGCTAAAAACTTCCCGCTCTTCTCTGTTTTATCACCGAACACTTCCCGCGACGGACAGTTGTTCCGTGGTCCGGTTGTTGGTTATGCGCACTTTAAAGATACTGCCCGGGTTGACCAGTATCTGAAAATGCCGCAGATTCGTTCCATCTTCCCGCGTAACATGATGTTCCGCTGGACATCGAAGCCGATGGATAAGGAAGGCAATTTCTATCAGTTGGTTGCATTGAAGGTGACCAATCGTGATGGTAAAGCGCCACTCACCGGAGATGTGATTACGGATGCACGTCAGGAATTCGGTCAAAACCGCGCCACCAGCGAGGTAACCATGACCATGAACAGTGAAGGAGCCAAAACATGGGCTCGTTTGACCCGTGAAAATGTTGGTAAGTCCATTGCCATTGTTCTTGACGGCCTGGTTCAGTCGTTCCCGACGGTACAGGGTGAAATTACCGGAGGTCGTTCTTCCATTACCGGAAACTTCTCGGTAAATGAGGCGAAAGACCTTGCGAACATGCTGAAATCGGGTAAAATGCCCGCTCCGGCACATATTGTTCAGGAAGAAATTGTAGGACCGACACTGGGTAAAGAATCGATTCGCAGCGGTATGTGGTCGTTTGTGATTGCCTTCGTGCTCATCCTTATTTATATGTTGTTCTTCTACAGTGGTAGCGCTGGTATGGTAGCCAACGTCGCACTGATAGCGAACCTCTTCTATATTATTGGTATTCTGGCATCGTTGGGTGCTGTGCTTACCTTACCGGGAATCGCGGGTATCGTATTGACCATCGGTATGTCGGTGGATGCGAACGTGCTGATTTATGAACGTGTTCAGGAAGAACTGAAAGCCGGAAAGGGAATGAAGCTCGCCATCCAGGACGGTTACCGGAATGCTTATTCAGCGATTATCGACGGTCAGGTAACTACGTTGCTGACTGGTGTTGTACTTTACCTGTTCGGTTCTGGTCCGATTAAAGGTTTTGCTACCACGCTTATTATCGGTATCCTGACATCGATGTTTACTGCCATCTTCATTACCCGACTGGTATTCGAACGTTGGTTAGCGAAAGATCGCAAAATCAAATTCGTTGCATCGATGACCGCCGAATGGCTGAGGAATCCGACAATTAAATTCCTCGACAAGCGGAAGATTTTCTACGCGGTTTCCGGAACGATGATCGCCATCGCACTGTTTGCTTTAATATTCAAAGGACTGAATTATGGTATCGACTTCAAAGGAGGTCGTACATATGTAGTTCGCTTTGAACATCCGGTTCAGGTTGAAAAGGTCATGAATGCCCTGACACCTGAATTTGGTTCCGCTCCTGAGGTGAAAACCTTCGGTGGTGACAACCAGGTACGTATCACAACCGACTATCGTATCGATGAGGACGGAAACAATGTCGATGCCGATATTGAAGCCAAGTTGTACGATGGGGTGAAATCCTTCCTTCCGGCGAATACTTCGGAAAAGGACTTCCTGGCCAATTACCGGATGAGTTCGCAGAAGGTCGGACCAACCATTTCGGATGATATTAGAAAGGATGCGTTGATATCCATCTTCTTTGCGCTGGTTATCATCTTCCTCTACATCTTAATACGATTCCGTCAGTGGCAGTATTCTCTTGGTGCGATTGTCGCATTGGCGCACGATAGTTTCATTGTGTTGGGAATGTTTGCCCTGTTCGATGGATGGTTACCGTTCTCGCTGGAGGTCGACCAAGCCTTCATTGCCGCCATTCTAACGGTGCTTGGTTACTCCATAAACGATACAGTGGTTGTATTTGACCGTATCCGTGAGTACCTCCACCTCCATCCGAAGCACGATAGAAAAGATGTGATGGACTCTGCTATTAACAGTACGCTGCGTCGTACGTTTAGTACATCACTTTCTACCTTCGTGGTATTGCTGGCCATCTTCCTGTTCGGTGGTACTTCCATCAAAGGATTTACCTTCGCATTGATGATGGGTGTGGTTGTCGGTACCTATTCTTCGGTATTCATTGCAACTCCGATTGTATACGATACAGTGAAACGTATCGCTACCAAGACGGGGAAAAAGTAA
- a CDS encoding retropepsin-like aspartic protease, which yields MEITIPIELCELEAGTYHPLVQARFNDEYVGWWVIDSGASKSVFDKSLDLHYQPDEHPVKQATGLGKDLVETASGEISELWLGQFNFGSLTIALIDLTHINHEYARFSDKQIVGLLGSDFLIRYKAVIDYGQQQLILNLPDEEEFA from the coding sequence ATGGAAATAACTATTCCGATTGAACTGTGCGAACTGGAAGCCGGAACTTATCATCCGTTGGTACAGGCCCGCTTTAACGATGAATATGTCGGTTGGTGGGTGATTGATTCGGGTGCATCGAAATCAGTTTTCGATAAAAGCCTGGACTTGCACTACCAACCCGATGAACATCCGGTGAAACAAGCCACCGGGCTCGGGAAAGATCTGGTAGAGACCGCTTCGGGTGAAATCAGTGAACTGTGGTTAGGGCAGTTCAATTTTGGCTCGCTGACAATTGCATTGATCGACCTGACCCACATCAATCATGAATATGCCCGTTTCTCCGATAAGCAGATTGTCGGATTGTTGGGATCGGACTTCCTGATTCGGTACAAGGCAGTCATCGATTATGGTCAACAACAGCTCATATTAAATTTGCCCGATGAGGAGGAGTTTGCATGA